One region of Gymnogyps californianus isolate 813 chromosome 28, ASM1813914v2, whole genome shotgun sequence genomic DNA includes:
- the METTL2A gene encoding tRNA N(3)-methylcytidine methyltransferase METTL2A codes for MAAPRQAPDRRPFGRRFLTDPARLFQHNAWDNVEWSEEQEASARSKVQENSSQLLPQDKQEEYEVNAKRYWDDFYKIHENGFFKDRHWLFTEFPELAPNRNPSQNGDSVHEFSNKEESNNEGLGGCENGHCSLETRAENQLNLIKSTPKICTEELATQKYSELNQSDGGYPGSSASYRILEVGCGAGNTVFPILQTNNDPGLFVYCCDFSTTAVDLVQNNAEYDSSRCFVFVHDLCNDQSPFPMPDESLDVVILIFVLSAILPEKMQCIVNRLSRLLKPGGMILLRDYGRYDLAQLRFKKGQCLSDNFYVRGDGTRVYFFTQDELDDLFTTAGLEKIQNLVDRRLQVNRGKQMTMYRVWIQCKYRKPAAPQL; via the exons ATGGCGGCGCCCAGGCAGGCGCCGGACCGGCGGCCCTTCGGGAGGCGCTTCCTCACCGACCCCGCCCGCCTCTTCCAGCACAACGCCTG GGATAATGTGGAATGGTCGGAAGAGCAGGAAGCCAGTGCCAGGAGTAAAGTTCAAGAGAACAGCTCACAGCTATTGCCACAAGATAAACAAG AGGAATATGAGGTGAATGCTAAGAGGTACTGGGATGACTTTTATAAAATCCACGAAAATGGCTTCTTCAAGGACAGGCACTGGCTGTTCACTGAATTTCCTGAGCTGGCACCTAACAGGAACCCAAGTCAAAATGGGGATTCTGTGCATGAATTTAGTAACAAAGAAGAATCCAACAATGAAGGGCTGGGAGGCTGTGAAAATGGACATTGTTCATTGGAAACCAGGGCAGAGAATCAGCTAAACCTGATAAAAAGCACACCTAAGATCTGCACAGAGGAGCTGGCTACGCAGAAGTATAGTGAGCTGAATCAAAGTGATGGAGGTTACCCAGGATCGTCTGCATCTTACCGTATATTAGAG GTTGGCTGTGGTGCTGGAAATACAGTCTTCCCAATTTTACAAACTAACAA tgaccCAGGCCTTTTTGTttattgctgtgatttttctacAACAGCTGTGGATCTTGTCCAG AACAATGCAGAATATGATTCTTCTCGCTGCTTTGTGTTTGTCCATGACCTGTGCAATGACCAAAGTCCTTTCCCAATGCCAGACGAGAGTCTTGACGTTGTTATTCTTATCTTTGTCCTCTCAGCGATTCTCCCAGAGAA GATGCAATGCATCGTTAATAGACTGAGTCGCCTTCTGAAACCAGGAGGAATGATTTTGTTACGAGATTACGGCCGTTACGATCTGGCCCAGCTTCGGTTTaagaaag GTCAATGTCTGTCTGATAACTTCTATGTGAGAGGTGATGGCACCAGAGTCTACTTCTTCACACAAG aTGAATTAGATGATCTCTTCACAACAGCTGGGCTGGAGAAAATCCAGAATCTGGTTGATCGGCGATTGCAAGTGAACCGTGGGAAACAAATGACGATGTATCGAGTATGGATCCAGTGCAAATACCGCAAGCCTGCCGCCCCTCAGCTGTGA